One Solanum pennellii chromosome 9, SPENNV200 DNA segment encodes these proteins:
- the LOC107030402 gene encoding hyoscyamine 6-dioxygenase-like — MEKHNTKWFNVECVPQCFTFSHEERPGDAHIPICTKIPIIDVGKSQKNETIKQLLQAGQEFGFFQVINHGISENVATEALSTFEEFFNNITDEDKVNVASRKGWMFTGSEEEVKNGVHLWRDNIKHPCHPLDKCMQSWPDKPASYRKVVGRYVAEIRKLSLTILELIGQGLGIESGYFDEQSQVQLLSANNYPPCPDPSLTLGILKHLDPSLITIIYQGNVNGLQVLVDEKWMCVEAVPNAFVVNIGNQLEIISNGMLRSVEHRAVTNSKEARTSIALFVNPTPNSIVEPAKVLLNESNPPLYKSILYKDFINTSKAFGAHTDVIQNDA, encoded by the exons ATGGAGAAACATAACACAAAATGGTTCAATGTTGAATGTGTGCCTCAATGCTTTACATTTTCTCATGAAGAAAGACCAGGTGATGCTCATATACCAATATGCACCAAAATCCCAATTATTGATGTtggaaaatcacaaaaaaatgaaacaataaaGCAACTCTTGCAAGCTGGTCAAGAATTTGGGTTTTTCCAG GTGATCAACCATGGAATCTCAGAGAACGTGGCGACTGAAGCATTATCTACCTTTGAAGAGTTTTTCAACAACATAACTGATGAAGATAAAGTGAATGTAGCAAGCAGAAAAGGATGGATGTTCACAGGGAGTGAggaagaagttaaaaatggtGTTCATTTATGGAGGGATAATATAAAACACCCTTGTCACCCTCTTGACAAATGCATGCAAAGTTGGCCAGATAAACCAGCTAGCTACAG AAAAGTCGTGGGAAGATATGTTGCGGAAATAAGGAAGCTGAGTTTGACAATTTTGGAGCTAATTGGGCAAGGATTAGGAATTGAATCAGGCTACTTTGATGAACAAAGCCAAGTTCAATTATTGTCAGCAAATAATTATCCACCATGTCCAGATCCAAGCTTGACTTTAGGCATACTAAAACATCTTGATCCAAGCctcataacaataatatatcaaGGCAATGTAAATGGACTTCAAGTTTTGGTAGATGAAAAGTGGATGTGTGTTGAGGCTGTGCCTAATGCTTTTGTTGTAAACATAGGCAATCAATTAGAG aTTATCAGCAATGGGATGCTAAGAAGTGTGGAGCATAGAGCAGTAACAAATTCAAAGGAAGCAAGAACATCAATAGCCCTATTTGTGAATCCAACTCCAAACAGCATTGTTGAGCCAGCAAAAGTCTTGTTGAATGAATCTAATCCACCTCTCTACAAATCCATTCTCTACAAAGATTTTATCAATACTTCCAAAGCTTTTGGTGCTCATACTGATGTCATACAAAATGACGCGTAA
- the LOC107029457 gene encoding protein KINESIN LIGHT CHAIN-RELATED 1 has protein sequence MRKVSSFAVPHLQEYTKTSFSLISKDLISHFSSLPTTSTNPINGNQQISPQLSNTHLKSCSKTQFLHLSNFKIQQSQSFNTLVEQNPSQLSSRQRKIKERSQLEEAFESAKTIQEMLQVFQEMEVSFDERELGLPCLRIGLKLDQEGEDPEKALSFANRALNVLDRDDKLSLPLAMTLQLLGSTCYSLKRFNDSLGYLNRANRVLDKLVKDGSCSVEDVRPILHAVQLELCNTKTAMGRREEALANLRKSLELKEMTLERDSIELGKANRDVAEAYVAILHFKEALPFCLKALDIHKAQLGQNSVEVAHDRRLLGVIYTGLEEHEKALEQNQLSQKVLKNWGLDTDLLRAEIDAANMQIALGRYDEAINTLKVIVQQTGRESEDRAMVFISMAKALCNQEKFTDAEKCLEIASGILGKKEKTSPVEVSEAYMEISMLYETMDKFEAAILLLKRTLAMLEKLPQEQHSVGSVSARVGWLLLLTGGVQHAIPFLEDAAERLKESFGSKHYAVGYVYNNLGAAYLELDRPQSAAQVFAYAKDIMDVSLGPHHTDTIEACQNLSKAYAAMGSYQLAINFQEKAIEAWEGHGPSAVDELKEAHRLLEQLKKKASGVSDGNMMKALPLASSSEQVVVSAIERQRNATKMLNQ, from the exons ATGAGAAAAGTTTCATCTTTTGCTGTTCCACATCTCCAGGAGTACACCAAAACTTCATTCTCTCTCATTTCTAAAGACTTAATCTCCCACTTTTCTTCTCTCCCTACCACCAGCACCAACCCCATCAATGGAAATCAACAAATTTCCCCTCAATTATCAAATACCCATCTCAAATCTTGCAGCAAGACTCAATTTTTACATTTATCCAATTTCAAAATCCAGCAATCCCAAAGTTTCAACACACTTGTGGAGCAAAACCCATCTCAGTTGTCTTCAAGACAGAGAAAGATTAAAGAAAGATCACAACTTGAAGAGGCTTTTGAGTCAGCAAAGACTATTCAAGAAATGCTTCAGGTTTTTCAAGAAATGGAGGTAAGTTTTGATGAAAGGGAACTTGGTTTGCCATGTTTAAGAATAGGTCTCAAACTTGACCAAGAAGGTGAGGATCCTGAAAAGGCTCTGTCTTTTGCTAATAGGGCTTTAAATGTATTGGATAGAGATGATAAATTGTCTTTGCCTCTTGCCATGACTTTGCAATTGTTGGGTTCTACTTGTTATAGTTTGAAAAGATTTAATGATAGTTTGGGGTATCTTAATAGGGCTAATAGGGTTCTGGATAAATTAGTTAAGGATGGTTCTTGTAGTGTTGAGGATGTTAGGCCTATTCTTCATGCTGTTCAGCTTGAATTGTGTAATACGAAAACGGCTATGGGGAGGAGAGAAGAGGCCCTTGCTAATCTTAGGAAGTCTTTGGAGTTGAAAGAGATGACTCTGGAAAGAGATAGTATAGAACTTGGAAAAGCTAATAGGGATGTTGCGGAGGCATATGTTGCCATATTGCATTTTAAAGAGGCTCTACCGTTTTGTTTGAAGGCATTGGACATACACAAGGCACAACTAGGGCAAAACTCTGTAGAGGTTGCACATGATCGGAGGCTTCTAGGAGTTATTTATACTGGATTAGAAGAACATGAGAAGGCATTGGAACAAAATCAATTATCACAGAAAGTTTTGAAAAACTGGGGTCTTGATACTGATTTGCTTCGTGCGGAGATTGATGCAGCCAACATGCAAATAGCCTTGGGGAGATATGATGAGGCCATTAATACTTTGAAAGTTATTGTTCAGCAGACTGGAAGAGAGAGTGAGGATAGAGCTATGGTCTTTATCTCCATGGCAAAAGCATTATGCAATCAGGAGAAGTTCACGGATGCAGAGAAGTGCCTTGAAATTGCATCTGGAATTctaggaaagaaagaaaaaacctCCCCTGTTGAAGTTTCGGAGGCATACATGGAAATTTCTATGCTGTATGAGACAATGGATAAGTTTGAAGCTGCTATATTACTATTAAAGAGAACACTGGCAATGCTTGAAAAACTACCTCAGGAACAACATTCAGTTGGAAGTGTTTCAGCACGAGTTGGCTGGTTACTTCTCTTAACTGGTGGAGTGCAGCATGCTATTCCTTTCTTGGAGGATGCAGCGGAGAGGTTGAAAGAAAGCTTTGGATCAAAACATTATGCTGTTGGTTATGTATACAATAATTTGGGTGCAGCATATTTGGAATTAGATAGACCACAATCTGCTGCCCAGGTTTTTGCATATGCAAAGGATATCATGGATGTTTCTCTTGGTCCTCATCATACAGATACAATTGAAGCATGCCAAAACCTTTCAAAAGCATATGCTGCCATGGGGAG CTATCAGCTTGCTATAAACTTCCAGGAGAAAGCAATTGAGGCTTGGGAAGGCCATGGTCCAAGCGCAGTAGATGAACTTAAAGAAGCTCATCGACTTCTTGAACAACTGAAGAAGAAAGCTTCTGGTGTATCCGATGGGAACATGATGAAGGCCTTGCCTTTGGCTAGTTCTAGTGAACAAGTTGTAGTTTCTGCCATTGAAAGGCAAAGAAATGCAACTAAAATGCTGAATCAATGA
- the LOC107030403 gene encoding hyoscyamine 6-dioxygenase-like — protein MEKHNTKWFNVECVPQCFTFSKEERPGDAHIPICTKIPVIDLGKSQKFETIKQLLLAGQEFGFFQVINHGISENVTTQTMSTFEEFFNNITDEDKVNVASRKGWMFTGSKEEVKNGVHLWRDNIKHPCHPLDKCMQSWPDKPASYKEVVGRYVAEIRKLSLTILELIGQGLGIESGYFDEQSQVQLLSANNYPPCPDPSLTLGIPKHLDPSLITIIYQGNVSGLQVLVDEKWMCVEAVPNAFVVNIGNQLEIISNGMLRSVMHRAVTNSKEERTSIALFVNPTPNSIVEPAKVLLNESNPPLYKSILYKDFINASKAFGAHTDVIQNDA, from the exons ATGGAGAAGCATAACACAAAATGGTTCAATGTTGAATGTGTGCCTCAATGCTTTACATTTTCCAAAGAAGAAAGACCAGGTGATGCTCATATACCTATATGCACCAAAATCCCAGTCATTGATCTTggaaaatcacaaaaatttgaaacaatCAAGCAACTCTTGCTAGCTGGTCAAGAATTTGGATTTTTCCAg GTGATCAACCATGGAATCTCAGAGAATGTGACGACTCAAACAATGTCTACCTTTGAAGAGTTTTTCAACAACATAACTGATGAAGATAAAGTGAATGTAGCAAGCAGAAAAGGATGGATGTTCACAGGGAGTAAggaagaagttaaaaatggtGTTCATTTATGGAGGGATAATATAAAACACCCTTGTCACCCACTTGACAAATGCATGCAAAGTTGGCCAGATAAACCAGCTAGCTACAA AGAAGTAGTGGGAAGATATGTTGCGGAAATAAGGAAGCTGAGTTTGACAATTTTGGAGCTAATAGGGCAAGGATTAGGAATTGAATCAGGCTACTTTGATGAACAAAGCCAAGTTCAATTATTGTCAGCAAATAATTATCCACCATGTCCAGATCCAAGCTTGACTTTAGGCATACCAAAACATCTTGATCCAAGCctcataacaataatatatcaaGGCAATGTGAGTGGACTTCAAGTTTTGGTTGATGAAAAATGGATGTGTGTTGAGGCTGTGCCTAATGCTTTTGTTGTCAACATAGGCAATCAATTAGAG aTAATCAGCAATGGGATGTTAAGAAGTGTGATGCATAGAGCAGTAACTAATTCAAAGGAAGAAAGAACATCAATAGCCCTATTTGTGAATCCAACTCCAAACAGCATTGTTGAGCCAGCAAAAGTCTTGTTGAATGAATCTAATCCACCTCTCTACAAATCGATTCTCTACAAAGATTTTATCAATGCTTCCAAAGCTTTTGGTGCTCATACTGATGTCATACAAAATGATGCGTAA
- the LOC107030633 gene encoding RING-H2 finger protein ATL16-like produces the protein MCSSKLSTLHSMPLFLYSYLTFQVFSSFIKTNNIHSSNFQLGSHSIHKTHTISINHRSSYSLFVTVVMDAAASHKHMFIQFLVSFKNQQKNNTSVTHLTPMGAVSENGFPIIGVAMLGIMAIGFLLVSYYIFVTKCCINWQQFDPLRRFFNTRPRQYEETYTPSRESRGLDELVIREIPTYPYSRNRVGETSFRRCVVCLNEFKEDEMLRLLPKCSHAFHLDCIDIWLQNNASCPLCRSSISGTATKHPIDMIIAPNSSPQDPHIPLLRRRSEEDFLVIELSGELGTEAEAQNSVSDFEQRIDKLDKGQTRKYSMMGDECINVRDKDALFSVEPIRRSFSMDSAADRHVYLSVQQMIRHNRQMISEVRNNGESSSRSIRKSIFSFGHRRSKTSVLPFES, from the coding sequence ATGTGTTCCTCAAAACTCTCCACACTTCATTCAATGCCCTTATTTCTTTATTCATATTTGACTTTCCAAGTTTTCTCCTCTTTCATAAAAACTAATAACATTCACTCGTCTAATTTCCAGCTTGGATCTCATTCAATTCATAAAACGCATACAATTTCAATTAATCATAGGTCGTCATATTCTTTATTCGTTACCGTAGTGATGGATGCAGCAGCATCGCATAAACATATGTTCATTCAGTTTCTTGTTTCATTCAAAAACCAGCAGAAAAACAATACGAGTGTAACACACTTAACTCCAATGGGTGCAGTTTCTGAAAACGGCTTCCCTATAATTGGTGTTGCGATGTTAGGAATCATGGCTATAGGGTTCTTGCTGGTGAGTTACTACATCTTTGTTACAAAATGCTGCATCAACTGGCAACAATTTGACCCATTAAGACGCTTCTTCAATACGCGTCCACGCCAATATGAAGAGACTTATACACCATCAAGAGAAAGCAGAGGACTTGATGAATTGGTAATAAGAGAAATTCCAACTTATCCATACAGCAGAAACAGAGTTGGTGAAACAAGTTTTAGAAGATGTGTTGTTTGTTTGAATGAATTTAAAGAAGATGAAATGCTTAGACTTCTTCCAAAATGTAGCCATGCTTTCCATTTAGACTGCATTGATATTTGGCTTCAAAACAATGCTAGTTGTCCTCTTTGTAGAAGTAGCATTTCAGGTACAGCAACTAAACATCCAATCGATATGATTATCGCGCCAAATTCATCACCTCAAGATCCTCATATTCCACTTCTGAGAAGAAGAAGCGAGGAGGATTTCCTAGTGATTGAATTGAGTGGTGAACTTGGAACAGAGGCAGAGGCGCAAAACTCTGTTAGTGACTTTGAACAGAGGATTGATAAGTTGGATAAAGGACAAACAAGGAAGTATTCAATGATGGGAGATGAATGTATAAATGTAAGAGATAAAGATGCTCTGTTTTCAGTTGAGCCAATAAGGAGATCGTTTTCAATGGATTCAGCAGCAGATCGACATGTTTATTTATCAGTGCAACAGATGATACGTCATAATAGGCAGATGATCAGTGAGGTCAGAAACAATGGTGAAAGCAGTAGTAGATCGATTCGAAAATCCATCTTTTCTTTTGGACATAGAAGATCTAAGACATCAGTTTTACCTTTTGaatcttaa